The Enterococcus rotai genome includes a window with the following:
- the argR gene encoding arginine repressor, whose protein sequence is MNKEERQKIIRQLISQNTIETQEELLALLSRNGVNATQSTISRDARELSIVKTYQEDGKIKYTIVDQASEKDSEKKLREALQGSLKRIEQVAFIVLIHTENGLADVITNYIDEVKYEEIAGTIAGSDTIIVITHSDKMAQSFVNKIELLFKSRE, encoded by the coding sequence ATGAATAAAGAGGAACGGCAAAAAATTATTAGACAACTGATCAGCCAAAATACGATTGAAACCCAAGAGGAGTTACTGGCTTTACTTAGCCGAAATGGTGTAAATGCCACGCAGTCGACGATCTCTAGAGATGCTAGGGAATTATCAATTGTAAAAACCTATCAAGAAGATGGCAAAATCAAATATACAATTGTCGATCAAGCCTCAGAAAAAGATAGTGAGAAGAAACTACGTGAAGCATTGCAAGGTTCATTAAAAAGGATCGAGCAAGTAGCGTTTATTGTATTGATTCATACTGAGAATGGCTTGGCAGATGTCATTACGAATTATATTGATGAAGTAAAATACGAAGAGATTGCGGGAACGATTGCTGGAAGTGATACGATCATCGTTATAACGCACTCAGATAAAATGGCCCAAAGCTTTGTGAATAAAATTGAACTTCTTTTTAAGAGTAGAGAGTAA
- a CDS encoding YfcC family protein: MEKTKKQKQKKSLSSFSILFIIIIALTIVSWFLAGQRFTPTIPSGGTKAVDHVVGAKISDLVMSPFNGFKDAIEICVFILVLGGFLNIVTKTGALEAGIQHVVRKLKGNELIIIPILMVLFSIGGSTYGMAEETLPFYALITATMVAAGFDTLVAVGTVLLGAGSGVIGSTVNPFATGVAMDALKSINIQPNTGVILIIGLILWFTTTLFSIFYMMKYAKKVKADKGSTLLSLQEQKDMETYFGQDENKELPFTQKHKLILSIFSFGFLVMVVSLIPWESFGVHIFNGWTAFLTGTSFGHWYFGDLAMWFFLMSLVIAVVYGLSEKQTITTFIDGVKDILSVVLIIVVARGASILMATTHLDLFILDKSASALQGLSPILFVIGAYILYLLLSFLIPSTSGLAYVSIPVMGGLAHNIGLSPDVMVMIFTAGCGLINLITPTSGVVMGGLEISKIDYSTWTKFMLKPIIIISLMNLLVLIGAMLML; the protein is encoded by the coding sequence ATGGAAAAAACAAAAAAGCAAAAACAGAAAAAATCCTTATCCTCCTTTAGTATTTTGTTTATTATAATCATTGCCTTGACCATTGTTTCTTGGTTTCTAGCGGGACAACGTTTTACACCAACCATTCCCTCTGGAGGAACAAAAGCTGTTGACCATGTGGTGGGGGCAAAAATCTCTGATCTAGTGATGTCACCGTTTAATGGTTTTAAAGATGCGATCGAGATTTGTGTCTTTATCTTAGTTTTAGGTGGGTTTCTAAATATTGTTACTAAAACAGGCGCTTTAGAAGCGGGCATCCAACATGTAGTTCGTAAATTGAAAGGCAATGAGTTGATCATTATTCCGATTTTGATGGTGTTATTTTCGATCGGTGGCTCTACTTACGGGATGGCCGAAGAAACTTTACCCTTTTATGCACTGATCACCGCTACGATGGTTGCTGCAGGCTTTGATACATTGGTAGCAGTGGGAACGGTTCTTTTAGGAGCAGGTTCTGGTGTGATTGGCTCAACGGTTAATCCATTTGCAACTGGGGTTGCAATGGATGCACTAAAAAGCATCAATATCCAGCCTAACACTGGCGTGATTTTAATAATAGGCTTGATCTTATGGTTTACAACCACCTTATTTTCTATTTTTTATATGATGAAATACGCTAAAAAAGTCAAAGCAGATAAAGGTTCTACCTTGCTTTCTTTACAAGAACAAAAAGATATGGAAACGTATTTTGGACAAGATGAAAATAAAGAGTTGCCGTTTACCCAGAAGCATAAGCTAATACTAAGTATTTTCTCTTTTGGTTTTCTTGTGATGGTGGTCTCGTTGATTCCATGGGAGTCATTTGGTGTTCATATCTTTAATGGCTGGACAGCTTTTCTGACTGGAACTAGTTTTGGTCATTGGTATTTCGGTGATCTTGCTATGTGGTTTTTCTTGATGAGTTTAGTTATTGCAGTTGTCTATGGGCTATCAGAAAAACAAACGATCACAACCTTTATTGATGGAGTCAAAGATATTTTGTCCGTTGTGTTGATTATTGTAGTGGCTAGAGGTGCATCGATCTTGATGGCGACAACCCACTTAGATTTATTTATCTTAGATAAATCTGCTTCTGCACTTCAAGGACTGTCTCCGATTTTATTTGTGATCGGTGCGTATATTTTGTATCTGCTGCTTTCATTTTTAATTCCATCAACTTCTGGATTAGCCTACGTTTCGATCCCAGTTATGGGAGGACTTGCGCATAATATCGGATTGAGTCCTGATGTGATGGTAATGATTTTTACCGCTGGTTGCGGATTGATCAATTTAATTACACCTACTTCAGGTGTGGTCATGGGCGGTTTGGAAATTTCTAAAATCGATTATTCGACATGGACTAAATTTATGCTAAAACCAATTATTATTATCAGTCTTATGAATTTATTGGTATTGATTGGTGCGATGTTGATGTTATAG
- a CDS encoding Crp/Fnr family transcriptional regulator codes for MTVIQENQALKGCQYFALLNEEEAAVIQENSYCRAYKKGQVLFDAGDERNRMFILKKGFVKFEKIDQSGTLFYLNFVKDKAVFPLTGLFTDENYHFSAIAMTDIEVCYISRKIFEKVIQGNNQQLLFYFNQISLTLKKHVLKIESCVTSSASQRVKNTLAILMHDLGEKNYFNQVVIPYPILMNDISHSSGTTRETASLVIKKLVKKKKIQYLHKELIFFDPAYFSLDYD; via the coding sequence ATGACAGTAATACAAGAGAATCAAGCACTTAAAGGATGCCAATATTTTGCCCTACTAAATGAAGAGGAAGCAGCCGTCATCCAAGAAAATTCATATTGTAGAGCCTACAAAAAAGGGCAAGTTCTTTTTGATGCTGGTGATGAGCGAAACCGTATGTTTATTTTGAAAAAGGGGTTTGTGAAATTTGAAAAAATCGATCAATCAGGTACACTTTTTTATTTAAACTTTGTGAAAGACAAAGCGGTTTTCCCATTGACTGGACTTTTTACAGATGAAAACTATCATTTCTCTGCTATTGCCATGACGGATATTGAAGTGTGTTATATCTCGAGGAAAATTTTTGAAAAAGTGATACAGGGGAATAATCAGCAGTTGCTGTTTTATTTTAATCAAATCTCTTTGACATTAAAAAAGCATGTCCTTAAAATCGAAAGCTGTGTGACTTCTAGTGCATCTCAGCGTGTTAAAAATACATTGGCGATTTTGATGCATGATTTAGGCGAAAAAAACTATTTTAATCAGGTTGTGATCCCCTATCCGATTTTAATGAATGATATTTCTCATAGCAGTGGCACAACCAGAGAAACAGCTAGCCTTGTAATAAAGAAATTGGTTAAAAAAAAGAAAATCCAGTATCTGCATAAAGAATTGATCTTTTTTGATCCAGCTTATTTTTCTTTGGATTATGACTAG
- the arcC gene encoding carbamate kinase, giving the protein MKKPTIVIALGGNAILSTDASSTAQQKALLYTAKQLVKLIQKGYQIVISHGNGPQVGNLLIQQQVADSKENPAMPLDTCVAMTQGSIGYWLENALLKELEAAGLKKEVATLITQAVVSENDPAFQNSTKPIGPFLTEEAAQKIMNETNTLYKEDAGRGWRKVVPSPKPLSIQEHQIIKTLIANEIITICGGGGGIPVVGKELTGVEAVIDKDFSSEKIAELTDADLFVILTGVENVAINFGKKDEQQLKKVTVKELENYIKQGQFEPGSMLPKVEAAIQYVKAKPLNKAVITSLEKLSEFGEQEVGTEIVFE; this is encoded by the coding sequence ATGAAAAAGCCGACAATTGTTATTGCATTAGGGGGCAATGCGATTTTATCGACAGATGCAAGTTCCACAGCACAACAAAAAGCGCTGCTTTATACAGCGAAACAGCTAGTAAAATTAATTCAAAAAGGCTATCAAATCGTGATTTCTCACGGAAACGGTCCTCAAGTGGGGAACTTATTGATTCAACAACAGGTAGCTGATTCAAAAGAAAACCCAGCAATGCCTTTAGATACCTGTGTTGCTATGACACAGGGAAGCATTGGGTATTGGTTAGAAAATGCCTTATTAAAAGAGTTGGAAGCAGCTGGCCTAAAAAAAGAAGTAGCAACCTTGATCACACAAGCTGTTGTTTCAGAAAATGATCCAGCATTCCAAAATTCAACTAAACCAATTGGTCCATTTTTAACGGAAGAGGCAGCACAAAAAATAATGAATGAAACCAATACGTTATATAAAGAAGATGCTGGTCGTGGTTGGCGCAAAGTGGTGCCTAGTCCAAAACCTTTATCCATCCAAGAACATCAAATCATCAAAACCTTGATTGCAAATGAGATCATTACGATTTGTGGTGGAGGCGGCGGAATTCCTGTTGTCGGCAAAGAATTAACGGGAGTGGAAGCCGTCATCGATAAAGATTTTTCTTCAGAAAAAATAGCCGAGCTAACCGATGCAGATTTATTTGTTATTCTAACTGGGGTTGAAAATGTTGCGATTAATTTTGGCAAAAAAGATGAGCAACAACTAAAAAAAGTAACGGTCAAAGAATTAGAAAACTATATCAAACAAGGACAATTTGAACCTGGAAGTATGCTTCCTAAAGTAGAAGCGGCTATTCAATATGTCAAAGCAAAACCGCTGAATAAAGCGGTGATCACATCGCTAGAAAAACTAAGTGAATTTGGCGAGCAAGAGGTGGGGACAGAAATCGTTTTTGAATAA
- the argF gene encoding ornithine carbamoyltransferase, whose amino-acid sequence MTDSVFQGRSLLAEKDFTKEELNYLIDFSIHLKKLKKQGIPHHYLEGKNIALLFEKTSTRTRSAFTTASIDLGAHPEFLGKNDIQLGKKESVEDTAKVLGSMFDGIEFRGFSQQVVEDLAKYSGVPVWNGLTDEWHPTQMIADYMTIKENFGSLEDVTLVYVGDGRNNMANSLLVTGAILGVNVRICAPESLFPEESVVAYAKKFAAESGSEIMITDDVAKGVKGANVLYTDVWVSMGEEDKFEERVRLLKDYQINMEMVNKTGNAQGKLIVLHCLPAFHDATTEYGQMVKEKFGISEMEITDEVFRSQYGRQFEEAENRMHSIKAIMAATLGNLFIPKV is encoded by the coding sequence ATGACAGATTCAGTATTTCAAGGACGTAGTTTATTAGCAGAAAAAGATTTTACAAAAGAAGAGTTAAACTATTTGATCGATTTTTCTATTCATTTAAAAAAATTGAAAAAACAAGGTATTCCGCATCATTATCTTGAAGGGAAAAATATCGCCTTACTATTTGAAAAAACATCTACTAGAACTCGTTCAGCGTTTACAACAGCTTCAATAGATTTAGGCGCACATCCTGAATTTTTAGGGAAAAATGATATTCAATTAGGAAAGAAAGAATCAGTAGAAGATACAGCGAAAGTTTTAGGTAGTATGTTTGATGGGATTGAATTTAGAGGATTCAGTCAACAAGTTGTGGAAGATTTGGCAAAATATTCTGGTGTTCCAGTTTGGAATGGTTTGACAGATGAATGGCATCCTACTCAAATGATTGCCGATTATATGACCATTAAAGAAAATTTTGGGTCACTTGAAGATGTTACACTGGTTTATGTTGGAGATGGACGGAATAATATGGCCAATAGTTTATTAGTAACTGGGGCTATTTTAGGGGTTAACGTTAGAATCTGTGCGCCTGAATCCCTATTTCCAGAGGAGTCTGTCGTAGCCTATGCGAAAAAATTTGCAGCCGAATCAGGTAGTGAGATCATGATTACTGATGATGTGGCAAAAGGTGTCAAAGGGGCTAATGTTCTTTATACGGATGTCTGGGTTTCAATGGGCGAAGAAGATAAATTTGAAGAACGGGTTCGTTTATTAAAAGATTATCAAATCAATATGGAAATGGTTAATAAAACAGGTAACGCGCAAGGAAAACTAATCGTTCTTCACTGCTTGCCAGCTTTCCATGATGCGACGACGGAATACGGTCAAATGGTCAAGGAAAAATTTGGTATCAGCGAAATGGAAATTACCGATGAAGTGTTTAGAAGTCAATACGGCAGACAATTTGAAGAAGCTGAAAATAGGATGCATTCAATCAAAGCAATCATGGCAGCAACGCTGGGAAATCTTTTTATTCCTAAAGTTTAA
- the arcA gene encoding arginine deiminase, protein MNNPINVFSEIGKLNTVMLHRPGKELENLMPDYLESLLFDDIPFLEQAQKEHDFFAETLRMNQVEVLYLEDLAAESLTDKEVKERFITEYLNEADIKEERTKQYLQEFLASITDGRELIDKTMAGIQKSELTALKQNSLSDLADTHYPFIIDPMPNLYFTRDPFATIGHGVSLNRMYSVTRRRETLYGKYIFGHHPMFKDAQVPMVYLRDENTRIEGGDELILSKKLIAVGISQRTDVVSIEKLARNIFEQELGFERVLAFDIGEERKFMHLDTVFTMVDHDKFTIHPEIEGNLTIYSISQGKDGLVISEETDTLEHILCKYLELDHVTLIRCGGGNLAAAAREQWNDGSNTLAIAPGEVVVYDRNTITNQKLEEAGVKLNYIPGSELVRGRGGPRCMSMPFDRTDI, encoded by the coding sequence ATGAACAATCCAATTAATGTTTTTTCTGAAATTGGGAAATTGAACACGGTAATGCTCCACAGACCAGGAAAGGAATTAGAAAATCTAATGCCGGACTATCTGGAATCACTTCTTTTTGATGATATTCCCTTTTTAGAACAAGCTCAAAAAGAACATGACTTTTTTGCGGAAACATTAAGAATGAACCAAGTAGAGGTGCTTTACTTAGAGGACTTGGCTGCTGAATCTTTAACAGATAAAGAGGTTAAAGAACGTTTTATTACAGAGTACTTAAACGAAGCAGATATTAAAGAAGAACGAACCAAACAGTATTTGCAGGAATTTTTAGCGTCTATCACGGATGGGCGAGAATTGATTGATAAGACAATGGCTGGTATTCAAAAATCGGAATTAACGGCTTTGAAACAGAATAGTCTATCTGATCTTGCTGATACCCATTATCCATTTATTATCGATCCAATGCCAAATCTGTATTTTACTCGAGATCCGTTTGCGACGATTGGGCATGGTGTTTCCTTAAACCGAATGTATTCGGTTACACGGCGTAGAGAAACCTTATATGGTAAATATATTTTTGGTCATCACCCAATGTTTAAGGATGCTCAAGTCCCGATGGTCTACCTTCGAGATGAAAACACTCGTATTGAAGGCGGTGATGAACTAATTTTATCAAAAAAACTGATTGCAGTTGGCATTTCTCAACGAACAGATGTAGTTTCTATTGAAAAACTAGCTAGAAATATTTTTGAGCAAGAGTTGGGCTTTGAACGAGTTTTAGCCTTTGATATTGGTGAAGAGCGTAAGTTCATGCATCTGGATACCGTATTTACCATGGTAGACCACGATAAGTTTACGATCCATCCTGAAATTGAAGGGAACTTAACGATTTACTCAATTTCTCAAGGGAAAGATGGTTTAGTCATTTCTGAAGAAACAGATACATTAGAACATATTCTATGTAAATATTTAGAGTTAGATCATGTGACTTTGATCCGTTGTGGTGGAGGAAATCTTGCTGCTGCAGCACGGGAACAATGGAATGATGGGTCTAATACACTCGCAATTGCACCAGGTGAAGTAGTCGTATATGACCGTAATACCATTACCAATCAAAAATTAGAAGAAGCTGGAGTTAAGCTAAATTATATTCCTGGCAGTGAGCTGGTTCGTGGACGTGGTGGTCCTCGTTGTATGAGTATGCCGTTTGATCGGACGGATATTTAA
- the lepA gene encoding translation elongation factor 4, with product MNINEMKQRQEKIRNFSIIAHIDHGKSTLADRILQKTETVSDREMQDQLLDAMDLERERGITIKLNAVELTYTAKDGEDYIFHLIDTPGHVDFTYEVSRSLAACEGAILVVDAAQGIEAQTLANVYLALDNDLEIIPVINKIDLPAADPERVRTEIEDVIGIDASEAVLASAKAGIGIEEILEQIVDLVPAPTGDLEAPLKALIFDSVYDSYRGVILNVRIMDGVVKPGDKIMMMNNNKTFEVTDVGIFSPKPISRDFLMVGDVGYITAAIKTVRDTQVGDTVTLANNPAKEALAGYRKMNPMVYCGLYPIDNSRYVELREALEKLQLNDAALQFEAESSQALGFGYRCGFLGLLHMDVIQERLEREFNLDLITTAPSVIYHVTKTDGTKIVVDNPAEFPDQSSVDFVEEPYVKATIMVPNEYVGAVMEISQRKRGEFVTMDYLDEYRVNVIYDMPLSEIVYDFFDRLKSGTKGYASLDYEMIGYRKSNLSKMDILLNSEKVDALSFIVHKDFAFERGKVIVEKLKKLIPRQQFEVPVQAAIGQKITARSTIKALRKNVLAKCYGGDISRKRKLLEKQKDGKKRMKQVGSVEVPQEAFMAVLKMDEDEPKK from the coding sequence ATGAATATAAATGAAATGAAGCAAAGACAAGAGAAAATTCGTAACTTTTCCATTATTGCTCATATTGACCATGGAAAATCCACTCTAGCTGACCGGATTTTACAAAAAACAGAAACAGTTTCTGATCGTGAAATGCAAGATCAGTTATTGGATGCGATGGATTTAGAACGTGAACGTGGCATTACGATTAAATTGAATGCTGTTGAATTGACATATACAGCGAAAGATGGGGAAGATTATATCTTCCATCTAATCGACACTCCAGGGCACGTGGATTTTACCTATGAGGTATCAAGAAGTTTGGCGGCCTGCGAAGGAGCTATTTTAGTCGTTGATGCAGCACAAGGGATCGAAGCACAAACGTTAGCCAACGTTTATTTAGCCTTAGATAATGATTTAGAAATTATTCCAGTCATCAATAAAATCGATTTACCAGCAGCTGATCCAGAACGAGTTCGTACAGAAATCGAAGATGTGATTGGGATCGATGCTAGTGAGGCTGTTCTAGCAAGTGCTAAAGCTGGAATTGGGATCGAAGAGATCTTAGAACAAATCGTAGATCTAGTGCCAGCCCCAACTGGGGATCTTGAAGCACCATTGAAGGCGTTGATTTTCGATTCAGTTTATGACAGTTATCGTGGGGTTATTTTAAATGTCCGGATCATGGATGGTGTCGTAAAACCTGGCGATAAAATCATGATGATGAACAACAATAAAACCTTTGAAGTAACCGATGTCGGTATTTTCTCACCAAAACCGATCAGCCGTGATTTCTTAATGGTTGGGGACGTAGGTTACATTACAGCCGCAATCAAAACGGTTCGCGATACCCAAGTAGGGGATACTGTGACATTAGCCAATAATCCTGCCAAAGAGGCATTAGCAGGCTATCGCAAAATGAATCCGATGGTTTATTGCGGATTGTACCCAATCGATAACTCTCGCTATGTTGAATTACGTGAAGCCCTAGAAAAATTACAATTAAACGATGCGGCTTTGCAGTTTGAAGCGGAATCTTCTCAAGCTTTAGGATTTGGTTATCGTTGCGGATTTTTAGGCTTACTGCATATGGACGTGATTCAAGAACGGTTAGAACGAGAATTTAATCTTGATTTGATTACGACAGCGCCGTCCGTAATTTATCATGTGACTAAAACAGACGGGACGAAAATCGTAGTAGATAATCCAGCTGAATTTCCGGATCAAAGCAGTGTTGATTTTGTAGAAGAACCATACGTTAAAGCAACGATCATGGTGCCTAATGAATATGTAGGTGCTGTAATGGAAATCTCACAACGCAAACGTGGTGAATTTGTGACGATGGATTATTTAGATGAATACCGAGTGAACGTTATTTACGATATGCCTTTATCAGAAATCGTATATGATTTCTTTGACCGTTTGAAATCTGGTACAAAAGGCTATGCTTCATTAGACTATGAGATGATTGGTTACCGCAAGAGTAATCTGTCTAAGATGGATATTCTGTTGAATTCAGAGAAAGTCGATGCATTGAGTTTTATTGTGCATAAAGATTTTGCTTTTGAACGTGGCAAAGTAATCGTTGAGAAGTTGAAAAAATTAATTCCACGCCAGCAATTTGAAGTGCCAGTTCAAGCTGCAATCGGTCAAAAAATCACTGCTCGCTCAACAATCAAAGCGTTGCGGAAAAATGTTTTGGCTAAATGTTATGGTGGAGATATTTCACGTAAACGTAAGTTGTTGGAAAAACAAAAAGATGGTAAGAAACGAATGAAACAAGTCGGTTCTGTTGAAGTACCGCAAGAAGCCTTCATGGCTGTTCTGAAAATGGACGAGGACGAACCGAAGAAGTAG
- a CDS encoding GNAT family N-acetyltransferase has product MDQKEFRDSLELKAVDEKYVDQFNELLSYVFQFTEADLEESGYESKKELIKSKQPILEQSKVFGWFHEDQLISQIAIYPCEVNIHGTLFKMGGITGVGTYPEYANHGLMQDLIHLALKNMREDQQWISYLYPYSIPYYRRKGWEIMSDKLSFKIRDTQLPKQVEVPGMVERVSVDHEDVFTVYAKFARQNHGALIRSEFNWEEYWRFENEDERTAAVYYGANQEPLGVLFYWVAEDVFHIKEMFYINQEARNGLWNFISAHFSMIDWAEGDIYKNEPLAFLLDDSQIKETIEPYYMARIVDVKEMLLAYPYASTAKPFHFVVSDPVAEWNNGVFSLLWDEDDQVSVTDEPLGQPVQIDIQTLTCLLMNYRRPTYLHRIERLETDKETLNSLERIFPDQEAYFSDYF; this is encoded by the coding sequence ATGGACCAAAAAGAGTTCAGAGATAGTTTAGAATTAAAAGCCGTAGATGAAAAATATGTCGATCAATTTAATGAGTTATTGAGTTATGTCTTTCAATTTACAGAAGCTGATTTAGAAGAAAGCGGCTATGAAAGTAAAAAAGAATTGATCAAATCGAAACAACCGATTTTAGAGCAATCAAAAGTTTTTGGTTGGTTCCATGAAGATCAATTGATCTCTCAAATTGCCATTTATCCTTGTGAGGTCAATATTCACGGTACCCTTTTCAAAATGGGCGGGATCACGGGTGTGGGGACATATCCGGAATATGCCAACCATGGTTTGATGCAGGATTTGATTCATCTTGCCCTGAAAAATATGCGGGAAGATCAACAGTGGATTTCTTACCTTTATCCCTACAGTATTCCTTATTACCGTAGAAAAGGCTGGGAGATCATGTCCGATAAACTATCGTTCAAAATTCGTGATACCCAACTACCGAAACAAGTTGAAGTACCTGGAATGGTGGAACGTGTCAGTGTTGATCATGAAGATGTCTTTACTGTCTATGCCAAATTTGCCCGACAAAATCATGGTGCCTTGATCCGCAGTGAATTTAACTGGGAAGAATATTGGCGCTTTGAAAATGAAGATGAACGGACCGCAGCTGTCTATTATGGCGCGAATCAAGAGCCGTTAGGTGTACTCTTTTACTGGGTAGCGGAAGATGTCTTTCATATTAAAGAAATGTTTTATATCAATCAGGAAGCTCGTAATGGCTTATGGAATTTCATTTCAGCTCATTTCTCTATGATCGATTGGGCTGAAGGCGATATTTATAAAAATGAACCGTTAGCCTTTTTACTAGATGACAGTCAAATCAAGGAAACCATCGAACCTTATTACATGGCTAGAATCGTGGACGTAAAAGAAATGTTGCTAGCTTATCCCTATGCCAGTACCGCAAAACCGTTTCATTTTGTCGTAAGTGATCCTGTGGCGGAATGGAATAATGGTGTATTCAGTCTTTTATGGGATGAAGACGATCAGGTTTCTGTGACCGATGAACCGTTGGGACAACCTGTGCAGATCGATATTCAAACGTTGACTTGTCTACTGATGAACTATCGTCGCCCAACCTATCTACATCGGATCGAACGATTAGAGACAGATAAAGAAACCTTAAATTCATTAGAACGAATTTTCCCTGATCAAGAAGCTTATTTTAGCGATTATTTTTGA
- a CDS encoding nucleoside 2-deoxyribosyltransferase: protein MKIYFAGPMFAKADLLYNEFLVKQIRALDDSLEVYLPQENGAINDKTAYADSTMIALADTERVLESDLLVAVLDGITIDAGVASEIGVAYAKNIPMIGLYTDTRQQGADNQKKLAALSETAENQFHYLNLYTVGLLKLNGTVATNEQDFLELIKEQFTK from the coding sequence ATGAAAATTTACTTTGCAGGACCAATGTTTGCGAAAGCTGACTTACTTTACAACGAATTTTTAGTCAAACAAATTCGTGCGCTGGATGATTCATTAGAGGTTTACTTACCGCAAGAAAACGGTGCAATCAATGATAAAACAGCCTATGCAGACAGCACGATGATCGCATTAGCTGATACTGAACGAGTACTTGAAAGTGATCTATTAGTCGCTGTTTTGGATGGTATTACGATCGATGCTGGTGTGGCTTCTGAAATTGGGGTCGCTTATGCAAAAAACATCCCGATGATTGGTTTGTATACTGATACACGCCAACAAGGAGCCGATAACCAAAAGAAATTAGCGGCTTTGAGTGAGACTGCTGAAAATCAATTCCATTATCTTAATTTGTATACAGTCGGCTTACTGAAGTTAAATGGAACTGTTGCTACGAATGAACAAGATTTCTTAGAATTGATCAAAGAACAATTCACTAAATAA
- a CDS encoding organic hydroperoxide resistance protein, with protein MKKIYSTTIINTGGREGEVFSPDKSFSYQVTSPGPHQENKTNPEQLFAAAYSSCFNSALELVMAQKKITSKSTVKATVSLFSDEQSGFQVGVVLSVKIDDVDRETAEELVKAAHEVCPYSKATRGNISVELEVE; from the coding sequence ATGAAAAAAATCTATTCAACAACCATTATCAATACAGGCGGAAGAGAAGGGGAAGTATTTTCACCTGATAAATCATTTAGTTATCAAGTAACCTCTCCTGGACCTCATCAAGAAAATAAAACAAATCCAGAACAATTATTTGCGGCAGCATACAGTTCTTGTTTCAATAGTGCGTTGGAACTTGTTATGGCACAAAAAAAGATTACGTCTAAAAGTACTGTAAAAGCAACTGTTTCTCTATTTAGCGATGAACAGTCTGGTTTCCAAGTAGGGGTTGTCTTATCTGTGAAAATCGATGATGTTGATCGTGAAACTGCGGAAGAATTAGTCAAAGCAGCTCATGAAGTATGCCCGTATTCAAAAGCGACAAGAGGCAATATTTCAGTAGAGTTAGAAGTAGAATAG
- a CDS encoding MarR family winged helix-turn-helix transcriptional regulator, with protein MDKKSRRLEEQLCFSLQSVSKQFNRMYAKALKPFNLTYPQYLVLLVLWEYSDQRISDIGEKLELDTGTLTPMLKRMEKNGYLNRDRLPDDERIVIISLTEKAIQLETEIYDQVEGCLTQLDFSETDYFSLIKQINALSKQVNDITQLK; from the coding sequence GTGGATAAAAAAAGTAGAAGACTAGAAGAACAACTATGTTTTTCTTTACAAAGTGTCTCCAAACAATTTAATAGAATGTATGCTAAAGCATTAAAACCATTTAATTTAACGTATCCCCAATATTTAGTATTGCTTGTTCTTTGGGAATATTCAGATCAACGGATCTCGGATATCGGCGAAAAACTTGAATTAGATACAGGGACGTTGACACCTATGCTGAAAAGAATGGAAAAAAATGGTTACCTCAATCGTGACAGATTGCCAGATGATGAACGGATTGTGATTATTTCCCTTACAGAAAAGGCAATTCAGCTGGAAACAGAGATTTATGACCAAGTGGAAGGCTGTTTGACTCAGTTAGATTTTAGTGAAACAGACTATTTTTCCTTAATCAAACAAATCAATGCTTTAAGTAAACAGGTAAATGATATTACACAGTTAAAATAA